The Geotrypetes seraphini chromosome 8, aGeoSer1.1, whole genome shotgun sequence genome includes a region encoding these proteins:
- the OCEL1 gene encoding occludin/ELL domain-containing protein 1 isoform X1, with protein sequence MASERTSKWSESSSDTEKKRRPVLDVEDLDSAFNSSRSMWSSQVSKGLVSTPDNPSTSFNYFDSMTDDPPLPATAFGGKGQLDSENPGPVNLKPIRRFIPRSWKNFFQRRKADPKRLDFLSYIPEVRCSPPVSPLLDCRKGGLEEETITSSKSLSCDLKEQSSTLESKKSATKSSSEPLEGQSHMFVSYEDKVEAYSQKYSYMKSWPGLLRILAGVQLLLGGMVFACVCAYIQKDYQWNNLFGTQIQTSFPGGGVGYNYYGPMTPFVVVVTSLVWLVTIILQGLGLTMYYRTILLDSHWWPVTEFAINITMFLLYMAAGIAYVNTVNRGGLCYSLFATNPLIVAFCRVEGGQIAAITFLFINMMLYMFSSLVCLRMWRHETSRRQRKEFEVQQQNSILRRDKPKKIVFQDEVLLDGSSRGKFSQHIQFSEEGDNQEALNQSIPTGHTPKPHMIPDYILKYPQIYSLEEREKYKAVFNDQFAEYKELHSEVLTALQKFKELDAMIRKLPRHAQSTGEHNRITNVLDGYDKKKNDATFLEKQDRCDYLKKKLSHIKKQIQKYDQTTKEGSVFF encoded by the exons ATGGCTTCAGAAAGGACATCAAAATGGTCTGAATCTTCTTCTGATACGGAAAAAAAGAGGAGGCCAGTGCTAGATGTGGAAGACCTGGACAGTGCCTTTAATTCCTCTAGATCAATGTGGTCTTCACAGGTTTCTAAAGGTTTGGTTAGCACGCCAGATAACCCAAGCACTTCTTTTAACTATTTTGACTCTATGACTGATGATCCTCCCTTGCCTGCTACAGCATTTGGGGGCAaaggacagctggactcagaaaACCCAGGCCCCGTCAACCTGAAGCCCATCAGACGATTTATTCCCAGATCCTGGAAGAACTTTTTCCAGAGACGGAAAGCAGATCCAAAGAGATTGGATTTTTTGTCATATATTCCAGAAGTGAGATGCTCACCACCAGTAAGTCCTCTGTTGGACTGCAGAAAGGGAGGTTTAGAAGAAGAGACCATAACAAGCAGTAAAAGTTTAAGTTGCGATCTTAAAGAACAGTCCAGCACTTTAGAATCAAAGAAATCTGCAACTAAGAGCTCTTCTGAACCCCTGGAGGGCCAAAGCCACATGTTCGTAAGTTATGAAGACAAAGTGGAAGCGTACAGTCAGAAATATTCATACATGAAATCCTGGCCTGGCTTGCTTAGGATCTTGGCTGGGGTTCAGCTTCTTTTGGGAGGAATGGTCTTTGCATGTGTTTGTGCCTATATTCAGAAAGACTACCAATGGAACAATCTGTTTGGCACACAGATACAAACCAGTTTCCCTGGAGGAGGAGTGGGCTACAATTACTATGGCCCGATGACTCCCTTTGTGGTGGTGGTGACCAGTCTAGTTTGGCTGGTTACAATCATTCTGCAGGGCTTAGGGCTGACAATGTACTACAGAACCATcctcttagactcccactggtgGCCTGTGACAGAATTTGCCATCAATATCACCATGTTCCTCCTATACATGGCAGCGGGCATAGCTTATGTCAACACTGTCAATCGAGGAGGGCTGTGCTACTCTCTCTTTGCCACCAACCCACTCATTGTGGCCTTCTGtcgggtggaagggggtcagataGCAGCCATCACCTTCCTCTTCATTAATATGATGCTGTACATGTTCAGCTCCTTGGTGTGTTTAAGAATGTGGAGGCATGAAACATCCAGAAGACAGAGAAAAGAATTTGAAGTCCAG CAGCAAAATTCAATTCTTCGGCGGGACAAGCCTAAGAAAATAGTCTTCCAGGATGAAGTTCTGCTGGATGGAAGCTCCAGAGGAAAGTTCAGTCAACATATCCAGTTTTCAGAGGAGGGTGATAACCAAGAAGCATTGAATCAATCAATCCCAACAGGACACACACCAAAGCCACACATGATCCCAGACTATATCCT GAAGTACCCCCAAATTTACAGCTTGGAGGAGAGGGAAAAATATAAGGCCGTGTTTAATGATCAGTTTGCTGAGTACAAAGAGCTGCACAGTGAAGTCCTCACCGCTTTACAGAAGTTTAAAGAACTAGATGCCATGATAAGGAAGCTGCCACGTCACGCCCAAAGTACGGGG GAGCACAACAGAATTACAAATGTCCTCGACGGCTATGACAAGAAGAAAAAC
- the OCEL1 gene encoding occludin/ELL domain-containing protein 1 isoform X2 yields the protein MASERTSKWSESSSDTEKKRRPVLDVEDLDSAFNSSRSMWSSQVSKGLVSTPDNPSTSFNYFDSMTDDPPLPATAFGGKGQLDSENPGPVNLKPIRRFIPRSWKNFFQRRKADPKRLDFLSYIPEVRCSPPVSPLLDCRKGGLEEETITSSKSLSCDLKEQSSTLESKKSATKSSSEPLEGQSHMFVSYEDKVEAYSQKYSYMKSWPGLLRILAGVQLLLGGMVFACVCAYIQKDYQWNNLFGTQIQTSFPGGGVGYNYYGPMTPFVVVVTSLVWLVTIILQGLGLTMYYRTILLDSHWWPVTEFAINITMFLLYMAAGIAYVNTVNRGGLCYSLFATNPLIVAFCRVEGGQIAAITFLFINMMLYMFSSLVCLRMWRHETSRRQRKEFEVQQQNSILRRDKPKKIVFQDEVLLDGSSRGKFSQHIQFSEEGDNQEALNQSIPTGHTPKPHMIPDYILSTTELQMSSTAMTRRKTMPLSWRSRIVVTI from the exons ATGGCTTCAGAAAGGACATCAAAATGGTCTGAATCTTCTTCTGATACGGAAAAAAAGAGGAGGCCAGTGCTAGATGTGGAAGACCTGGACAGTGCCTTTAATTCCTCTAGATCAATGTGGTCTTCACAGGTTTCTAAAGGTTTGGTTAGCACGCCAGATAACCCAAGCACTTCTTTTAACTATTTTGACTCTATGACTGATGATCCTCCCTTGCCTGCTACAGCATTTGGGGGCAaaggacagctggactcagaaaACCCAGGCCCCGTCAACCTGAAGCCCATCAGACGATTTATTCCCAGATCCTGGAAGAACTTTTTCCAGAGACGGAAAGCAGATCCAAAGAGATTGGATTTTTTGTCATATATTCCAGAAGTGAGATGCTCACCACCAGTAAGTCCTCTGTTGGACTGCAGAAAGGGAGGTTTAGAAGAAGAGACCATAACAAGCAGTAAAAGTTTAAGTTGCGATCTTAAAGAACAGTCCAGCACTTTAGAATCAAAGAAATCTGCAACTAAGAGCTCTTCTGAACCCCTGGAGGGCCAAAGCCACATGTTCGTAAGTTATGAAGACAAAGTGGAAGCGTACAGTCAGAAATATTCATACATGAAATCCTGGCCTGGCTTGCTTAGGATCTTGGCTGGGGTTCAGCTTCTTTTGGGAGGAATGGTCTTTGCATGTGTTTGTGCCTATATTCAGAAAGACTACCAATGGAACAATCTGTTTGGCACACAGATACAAACCAGTTTCCCTGGAGGAGGAGTGGGCTACAATTACTATGGCCCGATGACTCCCTTTGTGGTGGTGGTGACCAGTCTAGTTTGGCTGGTTACAATCATTCTGCAGGGCTTAGGGCTGACAATGTACTACAGAACCATcctcttagactcccactggtgGCCTGTGACAGAATTTGCCATCAATATCACCATGTTCCTCCTATACATGGCAGCGGGCATAGCTTATGTCAACACTGTCAATCGAGGAGGGCTGTGCTACTCTCTCTTTGCCACCAACCCACTCATTGTGGCCTTCTGtcgggtggaagggggtcagataGCAGCCATCACCTTCCTCTTCATTAATATGATGCTGTACATGTTCAGCTCCTTGGTGTGTTTAAGAATGTGGAGGCATGAAACATCCAGAAGACAGAGAAAAGAATTTGAAGTCCAG CAGCAAAATTCAATTCTTCGGCGGGACAAGCCTAAGAAAATAGTCTTCCAGGATGAAGTTCTGCTGGATGGAAGCTCCAGAGGAAAGTTCAGTCAACATATCCAGTTTTCAGAGGAGGGTGATAACCAAGAAGCATTGAATCAATCAATCCCAACAGGACACACACCAAAGCCACACATGATCCCAGACTATATCCT GAGCACAACAGAATTACAAATGTCCTCGACGGCTATGACAAGAAGAAAAAC